agaccaggctgcactcaaactctgactgcctctgcctcctgatatTATTGTTTTACAGAACTGGACACCAGTTTCTATCTCTGACTGTCTTAgtactcactatatagaccatgtTGAACTCAAGTTTACAGAGATGTGCCTTCTCTTCCAGaaaagttctgtgattaaaggatttttaaaacacATCTGTCATATTTGTAATTCTTACATTAAGAACCATATTATAATGAAATGTATAATGAATTCACACAGAAATAGGCATGTAAATGATATAATGCAATGACAAGAATGTAAAATCTCTAATCTTCTCCGCTGTGAGCATTAAATGCCGCCCAGCGTTAGTATTGAACATGCTAAGTGTTAATTCATATTTAGCCATGAACAAGGCTATGCCTTCCAATATCAATAAATGCCATTCACTAGGTATTCAGGTACTGCTTCTATACTCCACAATCACAGTCAcatcctgctcttctctgggATGTGTGTGACTTTTATTTTCAGTCTACTGTTTTCTATGACATGAAACCATATTGAAATAAGCTGAAAAAATTATTACTGAAGTTATAGTCTACACAATATGAAAGGTGTTGTGAATTATCACATTGACTTTTTAATAAAATCCTTAAACCGATAGTGATTTGGGCTGAATTATCCTTGTCTTACTCAAACTCACACTCCATGGAAAACTTAGATTATACTAAGATAAAATGGATACAAGTTTAGGAAAACTTGGATCTGTCTAGCTCATCTCTTAGCTGTGCAACTTATTCTTGTGCATTTTGTCTAGTCCATGGATCTATTTCTACACAAGATCCCATACAAGACATGAGCAGTTGCTCAGGACTctcttattttctaattttaccaCTCAGACTGAAATACACAGTACTCACCAGGCTTCTTGTCTCTGCAGGTTGGTTGGTTCAATGAGCAGATCCAGAGTCATTAATAAGCCTCAGTGTGGGAGAGTTAGAACAAGGGTGATGTAGAGGTCTGtgactctgtgacatcacctccCTCCAGAACTGCAATTTTCATTTCACCTTCAGTGACAAGGACAGCACTAGGTGTGAGAGACTAGACCATAAACAAAATTTTTAGTTGTTAATTGGCTAAGACAttttttgagttcattgtgtatttacCCGGTGGGATAAGGTGTTAGGGAGAGGCAATGAGTTTTCATGATTCCAGAATGGTTACTGGGTCTCCTGTGGATGGTTATAGAATCTTAGAGGTCAGATTCGTGTAAAAGTGAGAGAAGTCCCTCTGCCCCTTTGGATTCCACACTTCACTGACTTCTTCCAACACAAACCATCATTCTCAATTTTTAGAggttttatttaacctttattacTTAAGATATCTGAGtgatttatatatgcatatgtattttaatCAAGTCTGGAATTGATTATCTGctctcatttcctttcctatTGACCCACTCCTTATGACATGTGTTCATAAAATaacctaaattttaatttttgttttttctgtttttgttttttgattttgttttacattccaaccacagttcttcctcccaccgctatggaaggcctcactttcgctagggagcagaaagggcatgggatgaTTGGGAGttagtggggaggcaggggaagagggagggagagagaagtgagattgacatgtaaagcaattgtgtttctaatttcaatagaaaaggagaaaagaaaagaacacttgGCCAGgaccaaattcattttatttctatttagatCTATATACTTTAGAGAGCTACAATGAAGCCATGGAACATTGGTCATAGTTTTACACTGTTTCTACCAATTACATTTTTATGCCCTTATCCACCACAGGATGAAAAAATGGCATACAAGTGGTTTGAGGAacacatgatggggcagggaggttgagttgggggaacaacagaatagagcaagataagaaataatataacagagggagatattataggtttaaagagaaatcatgcactgGGAAAATGTTTGGAgagctacaatgatgacaccaactaacaatctaagcagcagtggagaggctgccttaaatgccctctcctgataatgagattgatttctAATTCACATGCCATAATATAGCCTTCTTCTagctgctggtgggagtagaagcagaaaccacagcgaaacactgaactgaactggaatccagttccacagaaggaggactgatgagcaaaggagtccataccaggctggtgaaacagaaacagatgagctgaacaaggggagctcttggtccccagactgatagctggaaaaccagcatgggactgatccaggcctcatgaatgcgggtgtcagtgaggaggcctcagaaatctctggggccttttgtagtagatcagtacttatccatagcataagaatggacttttggagctcaTTCTACAAAGAGGGTTATTCCCTGAGActagacacttgggggagggcttaggtgCTATCAAAAGGATATGGCAGGTTCTGAAGACCACTTTTGGAAGgcttcacactccctggggagcataaggGTATGGGATGAGTAGGGAATTAGTAGTggccaggagaggaggaaaggtagAGGGATTGAAGATTGACATGTCaagcaattttgtttctaatttaaataaataatctagaaaagaaaagaacacttgGCCAAgtccaaattcattttatttcaattcaGATATACATACTTCAGAAAGCTAAGATGAAGCCATGGAGCATTGTTCATGGTTTTACAGTGTTTCtaccaaatatatttttatgcctTTATCCACCACAGGTGTATAAATGGCAGAGTTCACAAGAGAAAATATAATTACCTTGATATCTTCTTCCATAACTCATGAATTAATTTCCTTACCTTTGCCTAACAttatttttccttgtcttttttcaAAACCTGAAATTAAAGTTACACTCAAGTATACACATATGCAGATCCACACCTTATAGGAAGACAACATGTGACTTTTCTTCTGAGTTTGTAAGACCTGGCTAAATATTATTCATTATAAGTCCTTCAATTTTCCTACAATTTTGTGATTTCATGTTTCACAATAGTTTATGAGTATACCATTTTATGTATAAGCACAAATTTGATTATTGATTTATATATTCATGGATATAAATGTTGGCTCAATTTCCACAAACCTAGAGCAGCTTATACATAGGTTGGCACAAATTTCTATGGAAATAAATGGAGTATTCTTGGCATAGTTCCATGAGGGTAAAAGTTGGGACATATATCAGTTCtatttattgttgtgaagaaccTCAAAATCGATTTTTATAATGTATGCATGAAATATTTTCCAAACTTTATTGAAGTCCACATTATACTGCTGCCAAACCAGataaaaacacaataataaaactCAAACTTATATTCTAATCTAGCTGATGAACATAGATTCAAAATTTCTCAAAACTATTGGCCAAAAATAAAGATAACATTGAACCCAACATTTATTTCCACCCAATTTCTGTATGaggtaaaatattgaaaatagtttttcacTAAGTGGTCTGGGGGAGATGCTCTGTTTGGAGATGTTGCTGAAGACTGTTGGTACAAGCTTCAGAGCAAGCCCATGTGATTGTCTCTACAGCAGCTGAAAGTAGGGTATGTAGGAGGTTATGGCTGAAGAAGTTTACTGGTACTGCTGAAGACAAGAACAGTGGTAAATAGACAGGGACCCCTGAAACacaacttccaggccagccactgTATTAGTTTTCCTTGTAGAAGGACTTTATGACCCATGAGATTTCTGTGAATTAACCAACACTTAGCATGCCTTGGACAAATGAAAGCCAGAGAAGGGTAGCTTGATCGAGAACAATTTTGCTAGTTCTTTTATACATCAGCTAGACAAAGGGAAGACATAACGCTGAAAGTTGAAGAGGGAAATCTTCCTCATACAGTGGGCAAGGCTAATGTGGACAGCCAATTCAACCAGCTGACAAAACTCTGACACATGTCATTTACATTAATACTTAAAGGACAGGGCACTACCTACTTAACTTTCTGCACTGACTTTGTGAGGGAGATGGGTGACTAAACAACTGGATACCATAAGAATTATATCATTTACATACTTAAGGATGAGTGTGTTTACATTCCTTATCCAGACCAAGCTGAGACTTGGCATGGAGTAATGATTCATAAGAACAAAGGGtccaaaacaaggaaaacacagagaagtgACATGATTGATGTTCACCAGCCACCAACTAGAATTAGACAAAAGAGCCACACAGCCTTGTAATATAGCAGAGAGAGTATAAAAAGCCAGAAATGTAGACACCAGCGCCAGGATGTTCTGGGTGGCTCTGGACTCAGGGGAGGTTCTGCTGGAACCACAAGTGCTTCGGATGTGCTGAACTCTTTGCTTGTGTCTATACAGAATGACAATCATGGAGCCACTAGACCAGGCCATGAGCAACGAAAAGAAGATTTCAGGGCACATAACCAATGCTGCATAGAGTGAGTCATTGATTCCATCCCGCCCTGCAGTAGAGCAGTGTCCAAAATCTCGTTTACTTGTCATATTGATACTATAACTTTTCATGAGTGGattcacaaagaaaatgaaatgtatcaaaatgtatgagacccagagaatggaaagggtGCAGCCAATGTACTTAGCAGCTTTGACTTTTTGATCCTTACAACAGGATTCCTTCTGACTGATGGTGACGGCCTGGaagacactcaagaggcaggtgaTGCCAATGGACATACTTCGGCCAACTCTTACAATGTACAAAAGTAATCTGCAttgaatatcatttaaaaattgcttcAAACCAAAAGCTGCCATCGTGTGGGGCACTCCTTTAGACAGAATGATCAAGGTGTTGGCTGCCATTAGGTGAATGTGAATCAAATCTACGGTCTTTAATTTGCATTCTCCATAGCAGATTAGATAGTAGTAAAACAGAGagaaatttcccagaattccagtTGTAGTTAgtgacaaaaaaattaatttgatgaTCAGAGTCCAGATATACATTTTGCTTTTGGGCATGATTCTCTTTAGATAACGGACAAAGACATTTCTCCagtcaaaatgaatgaaaaacattaaTAACCCAAAATCTACAGAGAGGGGAAATCACCAAACCAGACTAGGCTACATAACAAAGTTTCTCCAAATTAATGATAGTATCAATTTTTACTTACAATGCAATAGACTTTAAGATGGCTAAAGGCCTCATCATGCTATGTGAATTGGCGATCTGCCTTCATAAGCACAGACTATGTCACATTGTGGGAAATTTAATTTGGCCTGTTAGAAGCCATTGGTATAAGAGGCAATACCAGGAAGCATAGTGAAGACAGTGACAATAAACTTCCATTTTCTAACCATGGTGTTAAAGAAGACAATTTCAGTGACTTGtatcaaactaaataaaataccAATTCTAATAGTATATCTCATTTCAATTAAAATCTGATAgatgaaaaattaataatattattcTAGTAATTTCTACAGCTACATAAGAACATTTTATTAAACTCATAAAATGTATTCAAATGATGGTTCAATTAACAACTACTATCTTATGTTAAGAGCTACCATTTATGCAAGTCACACCACATAGTGCAACCACAGATATGTACACACTCAGGTTAGGACTCTCAGAGCACTGTAGACATTCAATGGGATGATAGCCCCCCAGAAATAGGTCAGCTGAAATGGTAAGGATGATGTCACCATCTGAAGAATGAAAGCTAATATAGGAATGTTCAATCCCTATTGAAACTATGGGATAATGTGGCCTAATCAGAATTCTGGATTCtaaatgggagaagaaaaggcACTGGGTCATATAGCCGATCACTTCACAGGGTGAAGACTCTCAGGACAATATATTCTATTCCTTCCAGAGAATGTGTCTGAAGCCCTCTTAATTAGGGTGAGATTCCATTGAATAAGTAGGGAGAAGCAGTTGTGAATTAGTACCAGGATGAACCAAGAAGCCTCAGGAAGGGTGCCATTGATCCACTTGCCACTGATCCATATAAGAATAATCAGTTGGCATAATTATTTCAGAATATGAAGGATATGAAACAAACTGATGACCTTAGGAACTACCAGGTAATAGCAGTTTCCCCTGATTTGTGCACTGGAGAAACACCCTAGAGAATGGATACAGAAGaaaattgaaagtattttattatgtGAGGAAATACAAACTGAGAAGGATCACAGTATACATtgtgttattgttgtttcttagcttttaaattttaatgtgggTTTTAGTGTTTGGCAAGCCCATAAAATTATAGTGGGACCAATAAGGGGTTTTAAAAGATCCTCAATGAGAAGGTTCTTTTAAGCAAATATTTATTCCAGTGGTCTGGTTAAAGCCTCTAGTTTCTGGTAAACCATTTCCACCAGATCCTTACTGGAATACCTCTAGGGTATTATTCTGTGACATGTCCACAACTCTTGGAGATACCGTAAGTATTGTTCCATAGGACAAGGCCCATCAAAAGCTCAAGTATGAGGttctagatggggtagatgttgggttGGAGCAACTGAAGGACTGAATCTGGGTTTGAGTGGTAGCAGGTTATCCTGAGAGACTCTGGCCATCTACCTCAGGTGGGGCAGTATCAACTCCCCTTGCACCTGCCTTCAAGATTGATTTACACTTGCCTTGTTAAAGGGTTGGACCATCTTTCCGGAGTGCAGGGTTCGGCTATAACACACTTTAATACAGTCAGTGTTCAACACGGGACAAATGAAAACGCAGTATCTCTGGAAACTGTTAAAAGTTCCACGCACTTAGTATCATTACCTTGCTGAGAGGCCAGGAACATTCTAGGAAATTCATGCCAGTTCACCTACCCTGACACATATGTGTGGAAGGAAATTAAATTATTGACAAGATGGTTCATTGTAAGAGCTGTTGTGGTGTTGGAGACTCCTTGAATGACAATGAACAAGAGGAATCTATTCCACTTTCTTGCCAAGTATTTGGGATCCTACTGCATCTGCTGTAGGGAAGTAAGAGCAATGCTAAACAGAAGAGACAGGAACCAGCATCAACTTCAGCCTGAAACTACTTTCATGCTTCATCAGTGAGGTCACTAAGAAAATCTGATAATGCACATGGACCTTTGTCTTCAGAATTGGAGGATTCTGCACAGAAGGTAGAGTGTGATCACACTGGTTAAATCCTTTGACATCTTCCATTCTCACAAGAAAATATTCACTATCTAAAATTCTACCAAGTGGTAagtgaaaaatggaaaatacattttttgttaGTTAAATACAACTGGTGTAATTGtaaaacagcaatgacaatgtATAAGTCACTGCCATGAGCTCATGTTTTCACCTTCTTTAATGGTTAAAACTGTGGGATCTAGACAATATCAGTATTTCTAAAGTACTGAACTAAGAATCCCAACGGCATGAGACTCTATAAATCCAAAAATTGCTTAGAGTCACAGTGAACAGTGCAAAGACTTGTACTAAGAAATTGTTACAGAAACACAGTCACCTCAGGCTGTTCTTACAAAACCATGATGGGAGATCTGCAGCATACTACACCCTTCTTTGCAGTTTGTGTTCTTCACTTGATTTCTGTTCATGTTTTTGGTAATCCTATTGTATGCCTTGTGCTGTAAAAAGTTTTCATTTGGGGTGAATAGAAAGGTGGCTCAGTCTGAGGAAAAATGTGCAGGTCCTGCAGTGGATCCTATGATGgtatccagcacccacagggtgccATATATCTGCCTACAATTCCAATATCAGGGGCTTCTGTCTTCATCTTTTGGCCTATAAAAGCACTGAATTCTCACAGCGCTCATAGTAACATGCATGGAAAACAGACattaacacaaaataaagaaaaatattgaacaaaTAAGTTTACACATTTACATGAAGTATTATCTGTTATGTAAATGTCAAAGTTTAGAGCTTCAGAGATCATTGTTCTCAGGATGGTCTGACCTGACATAAAACTGTCCCATCTCCCAGTTTGGTTTGACAAGTACAGGATGGACCTGATCTTTATGATGTCACCAATAATATGAATTGCTAACATTTCTGGGATGATGATTATGTTAGGTACACAGAGGAATTACTAACACTATTAATCTGGAAAACATATAAAAGGAATCAATAATATGTGATTAGAAGCTGATACCATGACATGGACACTAAGTtgctaaaacatttctttttttttaagtttctttctttattgatgCAATCATAGAATCATCTAAAATTTTACTGACAACTGAAGTAAAAAGAACACAGTGGGAATGCAATGGCAGCAGcaacatttctttgaaaattcagcatttattcactcttctttattattattttacaaaactGGGAGTCACTTTGTAGCTCCGACTGTCTCAAAACTCACTATGCAAATCACGTTGAGCTCAAGATTACAGAGATGTGCCTTCACTTCCAGAAAAGTTCCAGGATTTAAGGATTTTTAACACACATCTGACATATTTGCTAATTCTTACATTAAGCAGTCTGTTACAATGAAATGTATAATGAATTTACACCGAGAATAAGATGTAAGATGATACAGTGAaatcagaaaaatgtaaaacCTATAATTTTGTACAGTGTGAGCATTAAATGCTTCCCAGTGCTAACATTGTCCATGCTAAGTGTTAAGGCAGATTTGTCCAACGGATAGAACCCTGGCAgaccatgcacaaagctctgtCTTCCAATATCAATGAAAATATACAGTGAGTGTTGGCAGCTATCAGGTTCTGATTAATATTACAGTATGCTGAAACCAGGTGAAATAACTCCACAAATTTAACCCTAGATAAAATTGCCTGACACTCATACTGAaactttccttccattttcccttcCCAAGTTCAAGAGAAGAGGCTTTAAACAACTCATTGTACCAAATGCCACTCACTAGAGATTCAGTTACTGCTtctataaacaaaacataaatgtaCTGTCACAGATGAATACTTTTTACTCATTTTACTCACAATCATGGACACAACCTGCTCTTCTCTGGGATGTGTGCCACTTAAATTTTCAGTCTACTGTTGTCTATGGCATGAAACCACAGTGAAATAAACTCAAAATAATTATTACTGAAGATATGGTCTACACAACATGTAAGCTGAGGTAAATTATCACATTGGCTTATTATTAAACAGGTTATTAATTAGTATAAccttattaatatataataataattaataataaaaataaccttattATTAATAAGGTTAATAATTATTAACCTTAAACAGATAGTGATTTGGGCTTAATTATCCTTCTCTTACTCAAGTCACAATTCATGGGAACCATATGTTAtactaaatgaaacaaaatggttACAAGGTTAGGAAAACTTGGATCTGTCTAGCTCATCTCTTAGCTATGCAATTTATTCTGTGCATTTTGTGTAGTCCATGGATCTGTTTCTACACAAGATCCCATACAAGACATGAACACTTACTCAGGCCTCtctctttttctaattttacCACTCAGACTGAAATACACGGTACTCACCTGGCTTCTTGTCTCCACAGGTTGGTGGGTTCAATGAGCAGATCCAGAGTCATTAATAAGCCTCAGTGTGGGAGAGTTAGAACAAGGGTGATGTAGAGGTCTGTGACTCTGTGACCTCACCTCCCTCCAGAGCTGCAATTTTCATTTCACCTTCAGTGACATGGACAGCACCAGGTGTGAGAGActagacaataaataaaatttttagttGTTACTTAGCAAAGATATTTTAGAGTTCCTTGGGTATCCATTGGCATAAGGTGATAAGGTGAGGCATTGAATTTTCATGATCCCTGAATGGTGACTGGGTCTCCTGTGGAAGGTGCTAGAATCTTTCACAGATTCGTGGGATAGTGAGAAAATTCCCTCTGCCCCATTGGATTCCACACTTCACTGTCTTCTTCCAACAAAaccaacattcttttttttttttaatttttccagacagggtttctctgtgtagttttggacctatcctggaactcactctgtagaccaggctcgcctcgaactcacagagatccgcctgcctctgcctcccgaatgctgggattaaaggcgtgtgccaccaatgcccggcacaaaCCAACATTCTTAATTATAgaaaatttttaacatttattacttaaaatatgtt
The genomic region above belongs to Cricetulus griseus strain 17A/GY unplaced genomic scaffold, alternate assembly CriGri-PICRH-1.0 unplaced_scaffold_11, whole genome shotgun sequence and contains:
- the LOC100752288 gene encoding vomeronasal type-1 receptor 4-like; this encodes MPKSKMYIWTLIIKLIFLSLTTTGILGNFSLFYYYLICYGECKLKTVDLIHIHLMAANTLIILSKGVPHTMAAFGLKQFLNDIQCRLLLYIVRVGRSMSIGITCLLSVFQAVTISQKESCCKDQKVKAAKYIGCTLSILWVSYILIHFIFFVNPLMKSYSINMTSKRDFGHCSTAGRDGINDSLYAALVMCPEIFFSLLMAWSSGSMIVILYRHKQRVQHIRSTCGSSRTSPESRATQNILALVSTFLAFYTLSAILQGCVALLSNSSWWLVNINHVTSLCFPCFGPFVLMNHYSMPSLSLVWIRNVNTLILKYVNDIILMVSSCLVTHLPHKVSAES